From Trichomycterus rosablanca isolate fTriRos1 chromosome 18, fTriRos1.hap1, whole genome shotgun sequence, the proteins below share one genomic window:
- the LOC134332476 gene encoding methylosome subunit pICln-like isoform X2, whose translation MVVVHSVSPPAEGVKHEELDITAVLDGKRLGSGTLCVAESLVSWFDGSGVGFSLDYPSITLHAISRDLSSYPAEHLYLQVNSKHQEDSKGNIKKAKDEADGSSDNDEAAADDDDSDDDDDDASVFTEIRFVPGNKASLEQMFSAMSECQALHPDPDDSDSDFDGDEYDVEEAEQGQIDLPTYYSFEEGMSQLTVEGQATLERLEGMLAQSSAQQSCMAGVRTDDVPPAIDNGSNADSGALQVSGQFDDAEVNH comes from the exons ATGGTGGTGGTGCACAGCGTTTCTCCTCCAGCAGAAGGAGTAAAACATGAGGAGTTAGACATTACTGCTGTGCTGGATGGAAAGAGACTCGGTTCAGGAACGCTTTGTGTTGCAGAAAG TCTTGTATCATGGTTTGATGGATCAGGAGTGGGATTTTCTCTGGATTATCCCTCCATCACCCTCCATGCCATCTCTCGAGACCTGAGTTCTTACCCTGCTGAACATCTATATCTGCAGGTCAACTCTAAACATCAAG AAGATTCCAAAGGTAACATAAAGAAAGCCAAGGATGAAGCAGATggcagcagtgacaatgatgaGGCTGctgctgatgatgatgatagtgatgatgatgatgatgatgcaaGTGTTTTTACTGAGATCCGCTTTGTTCCAGGCAATAAAGCTTCTT TAGAGCAGATGTTCTCAGCCATGTCTGAATGCCAAGCCCTGCATCCAGATCCGGATGACTCTGACTCAGATTTTGACGGGGACGAGTACGACGTCGAGGAGGCGG AACAAGGCCAGATCGATCTGCCCACATACTACTCGTTTGAGGAGGGCATGTCCCAGCTAACAGTGGAAGGTCAGGCCACACTGGAGCGGTTGGAGGGAATGCTGGCTCAGTCCTCTGCCCAACAGAGCTGCATGGCTGGAGTCAGGACTGATGACGTACCACCTGCAATAGATA ATGGGTCAAATGCGGATTCAGGTGCTCTTCAAGTGTCGGGGCAGTTTGACGATGCTGAAGTTAATCACTG A
- the LOC134332476 gene encoding methylosome subunit pICln-like isoform X1: protein MVVVHSVSPPAEGVKHEELDITAVLDGKRLGSGTLCVAESLVSWFDGSGVGFSLDYPSITLHAISRDLSSYPAEHLYLQVNSKHQEDSKGNIKKAKDEADGSSDNDEAAADDDDSDDDDDDASVFTEIRFVPGNKASLEQMFSAMSECQALHPDPDDSDSDFDGDEYDVEEAEQGQIDLPTYYSFEEGMSQLTVEGQATLERLEGMLAQSSAQQSCMAGVRTDDVPPAIDNGSNADSGALQVSGQFDDAEVNHW, encoded by the exons ATGGTGGTGGTGCACAGCGTTTCTCCTCCAGCAGAAGGAGTAAAACATGAGGAGTTAGACATTACTGCTGTGCTGGATGGAAAGAGACTCGGTTCAGGAACGCTTTGTGTTGCAGAAAG TCTTGTATCATGGTTTGATGGATCAGGAGTGGGATTTTCTCTGGATTATCCCTCCATCACCCTCCATGCCATCTCTCGAGACCTGAGTTCTTACCCTGCTGAACATCTATATCTGCAGGTCAACTCTAAACATCAAG AAGATTCCAAAGGTAACATAAAGAAAGCCAAGGATGAAGCAGATggcagcagtgacaatgatgaGGCTGctgctgatgatgatgatagtgatgatgatgatgatgatgcaaGTGTTTTTACTGAGATCCGCTTTGTTCCAGGCAATAAAGCTTCTT TAGAGCAGATGTTCTCAGCCATGTCTGAATGCCAAGCCCTGCATCCAGATCCGGATGACTCTGACTCAGATTTTGACGGGGACGAGTACGACGTCGAGGAGGCGG AACAAGGCCAGATCGATCTGCCCACATACTACTCGTTTGAGGAGGGCATGTCCCAGCTAACAGTGGAAGGTCAGGCCACACTGGAGCGGTTGGAGGGAATGCTGGCTCAGTCCTCTGCCCAACAGAGCTGCATGGCTGGAGTCAGGACTGATGACGTACCACCTGCAATAGATA ATGGGTCAAATGCGGATTCAGGTGCTCTTCAAGTGTCGGGGCAGTTTGACGATGCTGAAGTTAATCACTGGTAA
- the LOC134332476 gene encoding methylosome subunit pICln-like isoform X3, with translation MVVVHSVSPPAEGVKHEELDITAVLDGKRLGSGTLCVAESLVSWFDGSGVGFSLDYPSITLHAISRDLSSYPAEHLYLQVNSKHQDSKGNIKKAKDEADGSSDNDEAAADDDDSDDDDDDASVFTEIRFVPGNKASLEQMFSAMSECQALHPDPDDSDSDFDGDEYDVEEAEQGQIDLPTYYSFEEGMSQLTVEGQATLERLEGMLAQSSAQQSCMAGVRTDDVPPAIDNGSNADSGALQVSGQFDDAEVNHW, from the exons ATGGTGGTGGTGCACAGCGTTTCTCCTCCAGCAGAAGGAGTAAAACATGAGGAGTTAGACATTACTGCTGTGCTGGATGGAAAGAGACTCGGTTCAGGAACGCTTTGTGTTGCAGAAAG TCTTGTATCATGGTTTGATGGATCAGGAGTGGGATTTTCTCTGGATTATCCCTCCATCACCCTCCATGCCATCTCTCGAGACCTGAGTTCTTACCCTGCTGAACATCTATATCTGCAGGTCAACTCTAAACATCAAG ATTCCAAAGGTAACATAAAGAAAGCCAAGGATGAAGCAGATggcagcagtgacaatgatgaGGCTGctgctgatgatgatgatagtgatgatgatgatgatgatgcaaGTGTTTTTACTGAGATCCGCTTTGTTCCAGGCAATAAAGCTTCTT TAGAGCAGATGTTCTCAGCCATGTCTGAATGCCAAGCCCTGCATCCAGATCCGGATGACTCTGACTCAGATTTTGACGGGGACGAGTACGACGTCGAGGAGGCGG AACAAGGCCAGATCGATCTGCCCACATACTACTCGTTTGAGGAGGGCATGTCCCAGCTAACAGTGGAAGGTCAGGCCACACTGGAGCGGTTGGAGGGAATGCTGGCTCAGTCCTCTGCCCAACAGAGCTGCATGGCTGGAGTCAGGACTGATGACGTACCACCTGCAATAGATA ATGGGTCAAATGCGGATTCAGGTGCTCTTCAAGTGTCGGGGCAGTTTGACGATGCTGAAGTTAATCACTGGTAA